The Actinocorallia herbida DNA window GGAAGATCTGGCGGACGCGGTGGATGAAGCGGCTGCACTGGCGGCTGCTGTGGTCGGCGAACGCGACGTTCATGTGCGGGATCACCGGGGTCGTCCGCACGGAGGACGGCAGGGTTCTGCTGCTGCGGCACAGGTTCTGGCCGGACGGCCGCCAGTGGGGATTCCCCACGGGCTATGCGAAAAAGGGCGAACGCCATGAGGACACCATCGCGCGCGAGGTCCGCGAGGAGACCGGCCTGACCGTCGAGGTGGGCCGCCTGCTGCAGGTGAACAGCGGCTACCGCCTCCGCATCGAGATCATCTACGAGGCGGTCCTCCGCGGTGGCCTG harbors:
- a CDS encoding NUDIX domain-containing protein; its protein translation is MFGVYRVYGVLRKIWRTRWMKRLHWRLLWSANATFMCGITGVVRTEDGRVLLLRHRFWPDGRQWGFPTGYAKKGERHEDTIAREVREETGLTVEVGRLLQVNSGYRLRIEIIYEAVLRGGLESLALDPREILEARLFALDELPEAIQPAHRLLARL